GACCTGGAGCGCCTGTGGGCCGGTGCCGAGCAGAGCCGTTCGGCCAGCGCCGCGCACCACAGCCCGGAAAACCCCCATGAGCACTTCACCAAGCTCAACAAAGACCAGCAATAAGGGACCGCTGTGCGACTGCGCCTGATCGCCGTCGGTTCTCGCATGCCCAAGTGGGTGGAAGAAGGCTGGCATGAATATGCCAAGCGTCTTCCGTCCGAGCTGGCGCTGGAACTGGTGGAAATTCCGCTCAACACCCGTGGCAAGAACGCCGACGTGGCGCGCTTCATCCGCCAGGAAGGCGAAGCCATGTTGGCCAAGGTCGGGCCGAACGAGCGCATTGTCACCCTCGAAGTCCATGGCAAGCCCTGGAGCACCGAGCAGTTGGCGGTGGAGCTCGATCGCTGGCGGCTGGATTCGCGCACGGTCAATTTCATGGTCGGTGGCCCGGAAGGGCTGGCGCCGGAAGTCTGTGCCCGGGCCGATCAGCGCTGGTCATTGTCGCCGTTGACGTTGCCACACCCGCTGGTGCGGATCCTGATCGGCGAACAGCTGTATCGTGCCTGGACAGTCCTGTCCGGGCACCCTTACCACAAGTAAGCCTGCCCCATGCCCCAGCCGATCCGCATCAAGGACCACGAAAAAGACGCCCGTCTGGTGCGGGGCCGCGTCGTGTTCGGCGCCATTACCGTGGTGACGCTGATCGGGGTGCTGATCGCGCGGCTGTATTTCCTCCAGGTGATCCAGTACGAGTATCACTCGACCCTGTCGGAAAACAACCGGGTGCATGTGCAGCCGATTCCGCCGACCCGCGGGCTGATCTTCGACCGCAACGGCGTGGTGGTGGCCGATAACCGGCCCAGCTTCAGCCTGAGCATGACCCGCGAGCGCTCCGGCGACTGGCAGCAGGTGCTCGACGTAATCGTCGAAGTGCTGCAACTCACGCCCGAGGACCGGGCGATCTTCGAGAAACGCATGCGCCAGGGCCGGCGACCGTTCGAGCCGGTGCCGATCCTGTTCGAGTTGACCGAAGAGCAGATCGCCCTGATCGCCGTGAACCAGTTCCGCCTGCCTGGCGTCGAGGTGGTGGCGCAATTGGTGCGGCATTATCCCCAGGGGCCGCACTTCGCCCACTCGGTCGGCTACATGGGGCGGATCAACGAGAAAGAGCTCAAGACCCTCGATCCGGTCAATTACAGCGGCACCCACCATATAGGCAAGACCGGCATCGAGCGTTTCTACGAGCCCGAGCTGCATGGCCAGGTGGGTTACGAGGAAGTCGAGACCAACGCCCGCGGCCGCGTATTGCGGGTGCTCAAGCGTACCGATCCGATTCCCGGCAAGGACATCGTCCTGAGCCTGGACATCAAGCTGCAAGAGGCCGCCGAAGCGGCGCTGGGCGGCCGGCGTGGGGCCGTGGTGGCGCTGGACCCGAACACCGGCGAGGTCCTGGCGATGGTCAGCCAGCCGAGTTTCGACCCGAACCTGTTCGTCACCGGGATCAGCTTCAAGGCCTACGCCGAGTTGCGCGATTCCATCGACCGACCGCTGTTCAACCGTGTGCTGCGCGGCCTCTATCCGCCGGGCTCGACCATCAAGCCGGCCGTGGCGATTGCCGGGCTGGACTCCGGCGTGGTGACCGCGTCGAGCCGGGTCTTTGACCCCGGCTATTACAT
The sequence above is drawn from the Pseudomonas sp. St316 genome and encodes:
- the mrdA gene encoding penicillin-binding protein 2, producing MPQPIRIKDHEKDARLVRGRVVFGAITVVTLIGVLIARLYFLQVIQYEYHSTLSENNRVHVQPIPPTRGLIFDRNGVVVADNRPSFSLSMTRERSGDWQQVLDVIVEVLQLTPEDRAIFEKRMRQGRRPFEPVPILFELTEEQIALIAVNQFRLPGVEVVAQLVRHYPQGPHFAHSVGYMGRINEKELKTLDPVNYSGTHHIGKTGIERFYEPELHGQVGYEEVETNARGRVLRVLKRTDPIPGKDIVLSLDIKLQEAAEAALGGRRGAVVALDPNTGEVLAMVSQPSFDPNLFVTGISFKAYAELRDSIDRPLFNRVLRGLYPPGSTIKPAVAIAGLDSGVVTASSRVFDPGYYMLPNYDHKYRNWNRTGDGYVDLETAIMRSNDTYFYDLAHKLGIDRLSSYMNKFGLGQKVSLDMFEESPGLMPSREWKRVTRRQAWFPGETLILGIGQGYMQATPLQLAQATALVASKGKWYRPHLARTIEGQKPLDPDPMPDIILRNPSDWQKVNNGMQQVMHGARGTARKAAIGAQYRIAGKSGTAQVVAIKQGEKYDRSKVQERHRDHALFVGFAPADNPKIVVAVMVENGESGSGVAAPVVRQIMDAWLLDEHGQLKPEYASPITAEATAREE
- the rlmH gene encoding 23S rRNA (pseudouridine(1915)-N(3))-methyltransferase RlmH, yielding MRLRLIAVGSRMPKWVEEGWHEYAKRLPSELALELVEIPLNTRGKNADVARFIRQEGEAMLAKVGPNERIVTLEVHGKPWSTEQLAVELDRWRLDSRTVNFMVGGPEGLAPEVCARADQRWSLSPLTLPHPLVRILIGEQLYRAWTVLSGHPYHK